Proteins found in one Microthrixaceae bacterium genomic segment:
- a CDS encoding DNA recombination protein RmuC, whose amino-acid sequence MEWLVVILLVALIVLTTLSLVRREGGGVSGADMAAVQVEAARREGELREALARAEASRASDQQQLAAFGAVSQQALAGQSQQFLQLAETRYGALANGTSTLLNQHSERIAAALDALGARLSSLERERSQATNSLESMVRELTQATQATRSEAARLHSALRDSRVRGTWGEVQLRRVLELAGLERHTDFVEQQSSVADGQTIRPDVVVGLPNGRSIVIDAKVPLDRYLEAANSDDPDAERQLLVEHARSLAGHVNALSNRNYTSGVDGAIDLVVLFLPGDAFLTAALDADPSLFETSATKGVVLTTPSSLLPLLRGIALGWRERRAEEEAAEIQRLGAELHERIANFLDGYAAVGARLNSAVESYNRSVGSLEGRMLVTARKLAEVGAGSTKKVPEMATVAALARTPTVPVLASGGSGGGDPDAEPGGELSLPSGE is encoded by the coding sequence ATGGAATGGCTCGTGGTGATCCTGTTGGTCGCACTCATCGTGTTAACGACGCTCTCGTTGGTGCGTCGCGAGGGAGGTGGCGTATCGGGTGCCGACATGGCCGCGGTGCAGGTCGAAGCCGCCAGACGCGAAGGCGAACTGCGCGAGGCACTCGCTCGGGCCGAGGCTTCACGGGCTAGCGATCAACAACAACTCGCGGCATTCGGTGCCGTGTCGCAGCAGGCGCTTGCCGGGCAGTCGCAGCAGTTTCTTCAACTGGCGGAGACGCGCTATGGGGCGTTGGCGAATGGAACTTCGACGCTGCTGAACCAGCACAGCGAGCGCATCGCCGCGGCGCTCGACGCGTTGGGGGCGAGGCTGTCCTCGCTCGAACGCGAGCGGTCCCAGGCGACGAACTCACTGGAGTCGATGGTTCGCGAGTTGACCCAGGCGACCCAGGCAACCCGAAGCGAGGCCGCGCGCCTTCACAGCGCGCTCCGAGACAGCCGGGTACGCGGTACCTGGGGCGAGGTGCAGCTTCGGCGAGTCCTGGAACTGGCGGGGCTGGAGCGACACACCGACTTCGTCGAGCAGCAGTCCTCGGTTGCCGATGGCCAGACGATTCGCCCCGATGTCGTCGTCGGACTGCCCAATGGCCGATCGATCGTGATCGACGCCAAGGTGCCGCTCGACCGCTACCTCGAGGCCGCCAACAGCGACGACCCCGACGCAGAGCGGCAATTGCTCGTCGAGCACGCTCGCTCGCTCGCTGGCCATGTCAACGCGCTGTCGAACCGCAACTACACCAGCGGGGTCGACGGGGCGATCGATCTCGTCGTGTTGTTTCTCCCCGGCGACGCGTTCCTCACCGCCGCGCTCGATGCCGACCCGTCGTTGTTCGAGACGTCCGCGACCAAGGGGGTGGTGCTGACCACCCCGAGCTCGCTGCTTCCACTGCTTCGCGGAATCGCGCTCGGTTGGCGCGAGCGTCGCGCCGAGGAGGAGGCCGCCGAGATTCAACGGCTCGGTGCCGAACTCCACGAACGGATCGCGAATTTCCTCGATGGATACGCGGCGGTCGGAGCTCGGCTGAACAGCGCTGTTGAGAGCTACAACCGGTCGGTCGGCTCGCTCGAAGGCAGGATGCTGGTAACGGCCCGCAAGCTGGCCGAGGTTGGGGCCGGATCGACCAAGAAGGTGCCGGAGATGGCAACGGTGGCGGCGCTCGCTCGCACTCCGACGGTCCCGGTCCTGGCGTCGGGCGGAAGCGGCGGCGGCGACCCGGATGCTGAGCCGGGTGGAGAACTCAGCCTCCCGTCAGGCGAGTGA
- the hrpA gene encoding ATP-dependent RNA helicase HrpA, with protein MSSLPQPGASPDPQPTPAAPSVGERSASVVAPDLPIHERHDEIVAAIRQHQVVVIAGETGSGKSTQLPKLCLEAGRGAVDPDTGRARWIGHTQPRRIAARSIAERVAEELDETIGGIVGYKVRFNDEVGASTRIKVMTDGILLAEVQRDRNLRAYDTIIIDEAHERSLNIDFLLGYLKRLLPKRPDLHVIITSATIDTARFSAHFDDAPVIVVEGRTYPVEVRYRPLDPAEALAAAGVANAGDDLGDPLDIAEGICAAVDELSSEIDGDVLVFCSGEREIREAAAALEDLKLPDTEVFPLFARLSAAEQHRVFEPHRGRRIVLATNVAETSLTVPGIRAVIDPGTARISRYSNRTKVQRLPIEEVSQASANQRAGRCGRVGPGICIRLYSEENFVARPEFTEPEIRRTNLAAVILQMANLGLGDASRFPFVEAPSERNIRDGIALLEELGAVDPRRHGTRRWLTPIGRQLVRMPVDPRFGRMVLEAVDNGALDEVMIIAAAMSIQDPRERPFDNRTAADQSHARFKHPDSDFLTYLNLWNHLVAEREARSGNQYRRMCRQEFLNYNRIREWQDIYGQLRRSTKALGFIPNTAPAAADQVHISLLAGLLSHIGMRNNAQRSGVETRQHRSHGHREGGDRRASRDYIGARNARFTIAQGSSLTKSPPEWVMAGELVETDRMWARTLTKIDPAWAERLGEHLCKYSYGEPWWDRGRGAALVTERVTLYGLPIVGDRRVQLASVDPALARDLFIQHALVEGDWDAHHKFIDRNDRVASEAAQVEARARRGDLVVTHHEIFDFYDERVPPTVTNTAAFNEWWKAERRTNGKLLDLTLDDLLVDDPDEIIDHDAFPDTWNVDGHDLAVTYEFDPLSDHDGATITIDVGVLGQIQPDVFDWNVPGFRDEMVDALIRTLPKQLRKLFVPVPETVELIRDDLEANGSSFLSSVRQALNKLIDTPLPADAFDLDRLPTHLRPSFRIVDSDGVELAAGKDLRVLAHEVRQHADEVATQVDSGLERSGIRTWDLGELPRVVQRHVGGRLLKAYPALADDGDSVAVVACPSAEEQAAMMWEGTRRLLRLQMPSPARQVDSLLDERTKSLMTTGAIASKVEWYNDIIATTLDRLLADAGGPAWNEPAWARLVADARNGFHDALVLSCAAASRIIAAHRDIRAAMASSVSEALDPAMVDIAEQLDRLLYPGVLTAVGYDRLDDIERYLRAVLRRLDALPNNVRRDAELMQRCRALESDYDSLLATVPMSDDVEAVGWMLEEFRVSSFAQQLRTSVPVSEKRIRNEIHRLARGL; from the coding sequence ATGTCCAGCCTCCCCCAACCGGGCGCATCACCGGACCCTCAACCCACCCCGGCCGCACCGTCCGTCGGCGAACGCTCCGCGAGCGTCGTCGCACCCGACCTACCGATCCACGAACGACACGACGAGATCGTGGCAGCCATTCGACAACACCAGGTGGTGGTCATCGCCGGGGAGACCGGATCGGGCAAGTCCACCCAGCTTCCGAAGCTCTGTCTTGAGGCCGGCCGCGGTGCCGTCGATCCCGACACCGGCCGAGCCCGCTGGATCGGCCACACCCAGCCCCGCCGCATCGCCGCCCGGTCGATCGCCGAACGCGTCGCCGAAGAACTCGACGAGACCATCGGCGGCATCGTGGGCTACAAGGTCCGGTTCAACGACGAGGTCGGCGCATCCACGCGCATCAAGGTGATGACCGACGGCATCTTGTTGGCCGAAGTTCAACGCGACCGGAACCTGCGCGCCTACGACACGATCATCATCGACGAGGCCCACGAGCGATCGCTCAACATCGATTTCCTCCTTGGATACCTCAAGCGCCTCCTACCGAAACGACCCGATCTCCACGTCATCATCACCTCCGCGACGATCGACACCGCACGCTTCAGTGCCCATTTCGACGATGCGCCCGTCATCGTCGTCGAAGGTCGCACCTATCCGGTGGAGGTCCGCTACCGACCGCTGGATCCCGCCGAGGCCCTCGCGGCCGCCGGTGTCGCCAACGCCGGAGACGACCTCGGCGATCCACTCGACATCGCCGAGGGCATCTGCGCCGCGGTCGACGAATTGTCCTCCGAAATCGACGGCGACGTGCTCGTCTTCTGCTCGGGCGAACGCGAAATCCGCGAGGCCGCGGCAGCGCTTGAGGATCTGAAACTGCCCGACACCGAGGTCTTCCCGCTGTTCGCACGCCTCTCTGCGGCCGAACAGCACCGCGTTTTCGAACCTCACCGAGGGCGGCGCATCGTGTTGGCCACCAACGTGGCCGAGACCTCGCTGACCGTCCCCGGCATCCGGGCCGTCATCGACCCCGGAACCGCCCGCATCTCCCGTTACTCGAATCGCACGAAAGTCCAGCGCCTCCCCATCGAAGAGGTCAGCCAAGCCTCGGCGAACCAACGGGCCGGACGCTGTGGTCGGGTGGGCCCGGGTATCTGCATCCGGCTCTACAGCGAGGAGAACTTCGTCGCCCGGCCCGAGTTCACCGAACCCGAAATCCGCCGCACCAACCTCGCGGCGGTAATCCTTCAGATGGCGAATCTCGGGCTCGGCGACGCGTCGAGGTTTCCGTTCGTCGAGGCCCCATCGGAACGCAACATCCGCGACGGCATCGCACTGCTCGAGGAACTCGGCGCCGTCGATCCGCGCCGACACGGTACCCGCCGGTGGCTCACCCCGATCGGCCGCCAACTCGTGCGCATGCCGGTGGACCCACGGTTCGGACGCATGGTGCTCGAAGCGGTCGACAACGGCGCGCTCGACGAGGTGATGATCATCGCCGCCGCCATGTCGATCCAGGACCCACGCGAGCGCCCGTTCGACAATCGCACCGCGGCCGACCAGTCGCACGCTCGGTTCAAGCACCCCGACAGCGACTTCCTGACGTATCTCAACCTGTGGAACCACCTCGTCGCAGAGCGCGAGGCGCGGTCGGGCAATCAGTACCGCAGGATGTGTCGCCAGGAGTTCCTCAACTACAACCGAATCCGCGAGTGGCAGGACATCTACGGACAGCTCCGACGATCCACCAAAGCTCTCGGCTTCATCCCCAATACCGCCCCGGCGGCAGCCGATCAGGTCCACATCTCGCTGCTCGCCGGGCTGCTGTCCCACATCGGCATGCGCAACAACGCCCAACGCAGCGGCGTCGAAACCCGCCAGCACCGAAGCCACGGCCATCGAGAAGGCGGCGACCGCCGGGCATCACGCGACTACATCGGCGCACGAAACGCTCGCTTCACCATCGCCCAGGGATCCTCGTTGACGAAGTCTCCGCCCGAATGGGTGATGGCGGGTGAACTCGTCGAGACCGACCGGATGTGGGCGCGAACGCTCACCAAGATCGATCCAGCGTGGGCCGAACGGCTCGGCGAGCATCTGTGCAAGTACTCCTACGGCGAGCCGTGGTGGGACCGCGGGCGAGGAGCGGCACTCGTCACCGAACGCGTCACCCTGTACGGCCTCCCGATCGTCGGCGACCGTCGTGTGCAACTCGCGTCCGTCGACCCAGCGCTCGCCCGCGACCTGTTCATACAACACGCTCTCGTCGAAGGCGACTGGGACGCTCACCACAAGTTCATCGACCGCAACGATCGGGTCGCGTCCGAGGCCGCACAGGTCGAGGCTCGCGCACGCCGTGGCGACCTCGTGGTCACCCACCATGAGATCTTCGATTTCTACGACGAGCGCGTGCCTCCGACGGTCACCAACACCGCAGCGTTCAACGAATGGTGGAAGGCCGAACGGCGCACCAACGGCAAGCTCTTGGACCTCACACTCGACGACCTGCTCGTCGACGACCCCGACGAGATCATCGACCACGACGCCTTTCCCGATACGTGGAACGTCGACGGCCACGACCTCGCTGTCACCTACGAATTCGACCCCCTCAGCGATCACGATGGTGCGACCATCACGATCGACGTCGGGGTCCTCGGCCAGATCCAGCCCGACGTGTTCGACTGGAACGTCCCGGGATTCCGCGACGAGATGGTCGACGCACTCATCCGAACGCTGCCGAAGCAACTTCGCAAGCTGTTCGTCCCCGTCCCCGAGACGGTCGAACTCATTCGCGACGACCTCGAGGCGAACGGCAGCAGCTTCTTATCTTCGGTGCGACAGGCGCTCAACAAGTTGATCGATACGCCGCTTCCAGCCGACGCGTTCGATCTCGACCGATTGCCGACTCACCTTCGCCCGTCGTTCCGCATCGTCGACAGCGACGGCGTCGAACTCGCCGCAGGCAAGGATCTTCGAGTGCTCGCGCATGAGGTGCGCCAACATGCCGACGAGGTGGCAACCCAGGTGGACTCCGGCCTCGAGCGGTCCGGCATTCGGACGTGGGACCTGGGCGAACTCCCACGGGTGGTGCAGCGTCACGTGGGTGGCCGCCTCCTCAAGGCCTACCCCGCGCTCGCGGATGACGGCGACTCGGTGGCGGTGGTCGCCTGCCCCAGCGCGGAAGAGCAGGCAGCGATGATGTGGGAAGGCACGCGCCGACTGCTTCGACTACAGATGCCCAGCCCGGCACGACAGGTCGACTCCCTGCTGGACGAACGCACGAAGTCGCTCATGACGACCGGGGCCATCGCGTCGAAAGTCGAGTGGTACAACGACATCATCGCAACGACCCTCGACCGTCTCCTCGCAGACGCTGGCGGACCGGCCTGGAACGAGCCGGCCTGGGCGCGCCTCGTCGCGGATGCCCGCAACGGATTTCACGACGCGCTCGTGCTGAGCTGCGCCGCTGCTTCGAGGATCATTGCAGCGCATCGCGACATTCGCGCTGCCATGGCGTCCTCGGTCTCGGAGGCGCTCGACCCAGCCATGGTCGACATCGCCGAGCAACTCGATCGACTCCTGTATCCGGGTGTGCTCACGGCGGTGGGGTACGACCGGCTCGACGATATCGAACGGTACCTTCGCGCCGTTCTGCGGCGACTCGACGCTCTCCCCAACAATGTGCGCCGCGACGCTGAGCTGATGCAACGGTGTCGGGCGCTCGAATCCGACTACGACAGCCTCCTCGCCACGGTACCGATGAGCGACGACGTCGAGGCGGTCGGCTGGATGCTCGAGGAGTTCCGTGTCAGCTCGTTCGCCCAGCAACTCCGAACCAGCGTCCCGGTGAGCGAGAAGCGCATCCGAAACGAGATTCACCGCCTGGCGCGAGGGTTGTGA
- a CDS encoding sulfate ABC transporter ATP-binding protein has translation MTISARNINKKFGDFVALDDVSVDIGGGNLTALLGPSGGGKTTLLRIIAGLDDPDSGVVEINGADTTWVRPQQRNVGFVFQHYAAFKHLSVFRNVAFGLEIRKTPKEEIRKRVMELLELVHLDQFADRLPAQLSGGQRQRMALARALAVEPSVLLLDEPFGALDAKVRKELRDWLRRLHDEVHVTTVFVTHDQEEALEVSNEIVVINQGRVEQVGSPDDLYDHPRNDFVMGFLGPTTRLNGELVRPHDIAVTTSAVPHAFGARVTRLLRVGFEVRLDAMREVIGEPDETVTVQLTRREAVDLDLREGDEVYLSHAFSQVLVG, from the coding sequence ATGACCATCTCCGCTCGCAACATCAACAAGAAATTCGGCGACTTCGTGGCGTTGGACGACGTCTCGGTCGATATCGGTGGCGGCAACCTGACCGCTCTGCTCGGCCCGTCCGGTGGAGGCAAGACGACCTTGTTGCGCATCATCGCCGGCCTCGACGATCCCGACTCGGGGGTGGTCGAGATCAACGGAGCGGACACCACCTGGGTTCGTCCCCAACAGCGAAACGTCGGCTTCGTGTTTCAGCACTATGCGGCGTTCAAGCACCTGAGCGTGTTTCGCAACGTCGCCTTCGGTCTGGAGATTCGCAAGACCCCCAAGGAGGAGATCCGCAAACGGGTGATGGAGTTGCTCGAACTCGTTCACCTCGACCAGTTCGCCGATCGGCTTCCGGCGCAGCTTTCGGGTGGGCAACGCCAACGAATGGCCCTTGCCCGGGCGTTGGCGGTGGAACCGAGCGTGTTGTTGCTCGATGAGCCGTTCGGCGCGCTCGATGCGAAGGTTCGAAAGGAGTTGCGCGACTGGCTTCGACGGCTCCACGACGAGGTGCACGTGACCACGGTGTTCGTGACCCACGACCAGGAAGAGGCACTGGAAGTGTCGAATGAAATCGTGGTCATCAATCAGGGTCGCGTTGAACAGGTCGGCTCGCCCGACGATCTCTACGACCACCCTCGCAACGACTTTGTGATGGGATTTCTCGGCCCGACAACGCGCCTCAACGGTGAGCTGGTTCGACCCCACGACATAGCGGTCACCACCTCAGCGGTACCGCACGCGTTCGGCGCTCGGGTGACCCGGCTGCTACGGGTCGGTTTCGAAGTTCGCCTCGATGCGATGCGCGAGGTGATCGGGGAGCCAGACGAGACCGTAACGGTTCAGCTCACACGACGCGAGGCCGTCGATCTCGATCTGCGCGAGGGCGACGAGGTGTACTTGTCTCATGCGTTCTCGCAGGTTCTCGTCGGCTGA
- a CDS encoding sulfate ABC transporter permease subunit → MPEVESLAADPMPEESAAIPVPATKPHRSLRPRRRRSSSTLALRLVAVGYIVILIVVPLAMVAQRTFAQGAGAVWERLTEANMVHAFTVTAYAAAYAVIINTVFGIAVALLLVRYRFPGRRLLSTFVDLPLSVSPIVAGLALIFAYGRNGWFGPALDAAGIDVIFAFPGIVLATVFVSMPLVVREIVPVLEEIGTEQEQAATVLGASWFQTFRRITLPSIKWAVAYGVVLALARSLGEFGAVKVVTAGGVAGSTQSVTSLVEERYAEFDELSAYSASLVLAAATILCLIVITIIRPSHQK, encoded by the coding sequence GTGCCTGAGGTCGAATCGCTCGCCGCTGACCCGATGCCGGAGGAAAGCGCGGCGATCCCGGTGCCGGCGACGAAGCCACATCGTTCGCTCCGCCCACGACGCCGACGCAGCTCGAGCACCCTCGCGCTCCGTCTGGTCGCCGTCGGCTACATCGTGATCTTGATCGTCGTCCCGTTGGCGATGGTCGCACAGCGGACGTTCGCACAGGGTGCCGGCGCCGTGTGGGAACGACTGACCGAGGCGAACATGGTCCACGCCTTCACCGTGACGGCCTACGCGGCCGCGTACGCGGTGATCATCAACACGGTGTTCGGCATCGCCGTGGCGCTCTTGTTGGTGCGGTACCGGTTCCCCGGACGGCGTCTGCTCAGCACGTTTGTCGACCTGCCGCTGTCGGTGTCGCCGATCGTCGCCGGTCTGGCGCTGATCTTCGCGTACGGGCGCAACGGCTGGTTCGGTCCGGCCCTCGACGCTGCTGGCATCGACGTGATCTTCGCCTTCCCGGGAATCGTGTTGGCCACGGTGTTCGTCTCGATGCCGCTCGTCGTCCGGGAGATCGTGCCCGTGCTCGAGGAGATCGGCACCGAGCAGGAACAGGCAGCGACCGTGTTGGGCGCATCGTGGTTCCAGACCTTCCGACGCATCACCCTGCCGTCCATCAAATGGGCGGTGGCGTACGGGGTGGTGTTGGCGCTCGCCCGTTCGCTCGGTGAGTTCGGGGCGGTCAAGGTCGTCACCGCCGGGGGAGTGGCCGGGTCTACCCAGAGCGTGACCTCCTTGGTGGAGGAGCGCTATGCCGAGTTCGACGAACTCAGCGCGTACAGCGCCTCGTTGGTACTCGCGGCCGCGACGATCCTGTGCCTGATCGTCATCACCATCATTCGCCCTTCGCACCAGAAGTGA